A genomic window from Klebsiella quasipneumoniae subsp. quasipneumoniae includes:
- a CDS encoding ABC transporter permease, which translates to MLNLLSLGENGWGTLILSATLTTLLLSLAALAVGAGVGGVIAAAKLSRHAPARWFGAAWSVVFRGIPELLVIYLFYFGGSGMISWLGRLFGADGFIEVPPFLIGALAIGLISSSYQAEVYRAARLALMPGEVEAASAIGMPRWRILQRILLPQIVRYSLPGLSNVWQMSLKDSALVSVTGMVELMRASQIAAGSTRDYFLFYLIGGGCYLILTLLSNRAFTRAESRLNRAWLRRSAAQA; encoded by the coding sequence ATGTTAAATCTTCTGAGTTTGGGTGAAAACGGGTGGGGGACGCTGATCCTCAGCGCAACGCTGACTACGTTGCTGCTGTCGCTCGCGGCGCTGGCCGTCGGTGCGGGGGTGGGCGGCGTTATCGCCGCCGCGAAGCTGTCCCGCCACGCGCCAGCGCGCTGGTTCGGCGCCGCCTGGTCGGTGGTATTCCGCGGTATCCCTGAATTACTGGTGATCTATCTGTTTTATTTTGGCGGCTCAGGGATGATTTCATGGCTGGGGCGTCTGTTTGGCGCAGACGGCTTTATTGAGGTTCCGCCATTTCTGATTGGCGCTCTGGCGATTGGCTTGATCTCCTCCTCGTATCAGGCGGAAGTCTACCGTGCTGCTCGTCTGGCGCTGATGCCCGGTGAAGTGGAGGCGGCTTCCGCCATTGGCATGCCGCGCTGGCGGATCCTGCAGCGCATCCTGTTGCCGCAGATTGTCCGTTATTCGCTGCCGGGTTTGTCCAACGTCTGGCAAATGAGCCTCAAAGACTCGGCGCTGGTATCGGTGACCGGGATGGTTGAACTGATGCGCGCCAGCCAGATTGCCGCTGGCTCTACCCGCGATTATTTCCTGTTCTATCTCATCGGCGGCGGCTGCTATTTGATCCTGACGCTGCTCTCTAACCGCGCGTTTACCCGGGCGGAGAGCCGTCTGAACCGCGCCTGGCTGCGTCGCAGCGCCGCGCAGGCGTAA
- a CDS encoding transporter substrate-binding domain-containing protein, protein MQQRITFRQACLVTLFSGLLLSGGSTYAKEWKSITIATEGGYEPWNLTLPGGKLSGFEPELMANLCQRMQIECKLVVQNWDGMIAGLNAGKYDVIMDAIVVTPERSKVVAFTQAYAATPASFIAVKGSLLPPSPTVKLHDDEKEIQAAIAPLRAALKGKTIGIASGTVYTPFIDKYFKDIADVREYNNSADAILDLQAERIDAVFDDITFANTTLSRPENSNLALSGPLMSGPIWGGGEAMGVRLADTELKAKLDSAIQAALTDGTVKKLSEKWFKSDVTP, encoded by the coding sequence ATGCAACAGCGTATTACTTTCCGCCAGGCCTGCCTGGTCACCCTGTTTTCGGGGCTACTGCTGTCTGGTGGCTCAACATACGCTAAAGAGTGGAAATCGATCACCATCGCTACGGAAGGCGGCTATGAACCCTGGAATCTGACGCTTCCCGGCGGGAAACTCAGCGGTTTCGAGCCCGAGCTTATGGCGAATTTATGCCAGCGGATGCAGATCGAATGCAAACTGGTGGTGCAGAACTGGGATGGCATGATTGCCGGACTTAACGCCGGAAAATATGACGTGATCATGGATGCTATCGTCGTCACCCCAGAGCGCTCGAAGGTCGTGGCGTTTACCCAGGCATACGCAGCCACGCCGGCCTCTTTCATTGCGGTAAAAGGGTCGCTGCTCCCTCCGTCTCCGACGGTTAAGCTTCATGATGATGAGAAAGAGATTCAGGCGGCGATTGCGCCTCTGCGCGCGGCGTTGAAAGGGAAAACCATCGGCATCGCGTCCGGCACCGTGTACACCCCGTTTATTGATAAGTATTTCAAGGATATCGCTGACGTCCGGGAATATAACAACTCAGCGGATGCGATCCTCGACCTGCAGGCTGAGCGCATCGACGCGGTGTTTGATGATATTACCTTTGCCAACACCACCCTGTCGCGCCCGGAGAATAGCAATCTGGCATTGAGCGGTCCGCTGATGAGCGGCCCAATCTGGGGAGGCGGTGAGGCGATGGGCGTGCGCCTCGCCGATACCGAACTCAAAGCGAAACTGGATAGCGCCATTCAGGCGGCGCTGACCGATGGGACGGTAAAAAAACTGAGTGAGAAATGGTTTAAAAGCGACGTGACTCCCTGA
- a CDS encoding HutD family protein produces the protein MITYFDYATLPVTPWKNGAGATREIIAIPSVDAPFLWRASIATLQADGPFSPFPGVDRTIVLLAGQPLRLRGEEIDHPLARWQPWAFPGEWALSSVGIVEPGLDFNVMTQRGRALAQVEVVSDRQRPATNGVAYVLQGEWDLAGRRCAVGSGLCWHGDAPGELRPLSADGRLLLAAIALK, from the coding sequence ATGATCACCTATTTTGATTACGCTACCTTGCCCGTCACACCATGGAAGAACGGCGCCGGCGCCACCCGGGAAATTATCGCCATTCCTTCCGTAGATGCGCCTTTTCTCTGGCGCGCGAGCATTGCCACCCTGCAGGCCGATGGCCCATTCTCCCCTTTTCCCGGCGTCGACCGGACGATCGTCCTGCTGGCGGGGCAACCGCTACGGCTGCGCGGGGAGGAGATCGACCATCCGCTGGCGCGCTGGCAGCCGTGGGCGTTTCCCGGCGAATGGGCGCTGTCCAGCGTCGGGATCGTTGAGCCTGGACTGGACTTCAATGTCATGACCCAGCGCGGGCGAGCCCTCGCGCAGGTTGAAGTGGTGAGCGACAGGCAGCGACCGGCCACTAACGGGGTTGCTTATGTACTGCAGGGTGAATGGGATCTGGCCGGACGGCGCTGCGCCGTCGGCAGCGGGCTCTGCTGGCACGGCGACGCTCCGGGCGAGTTGCGGCCTCTCAGCGCCGATGGGCGTCTGCTGCTGGCGGCGATTGCGCTCAAATAG
- the fabI gene encoding enoyl-ACP reductase FabI, whose product MGFLSGKRILITGVASKLSIAYGIAQAMHREGAELAFTYQNEKLKGRVEEFAAALGSDIVLPCDVAEDESITALFTELEKVWPKFDGFVHSIGYAPADQLDGDYVNAVTREGFKIAHDISAYSFVAMAKACRTMLNPDSALLTLSYLGAERAIPNYNVMGLAKASLEANVRYMANAMGPEGVRVNAISAGPIRTLAASGIKDFRKMLAHCEAVTPIRRTVTIEDVGNSAAFLCSNLSAGISGEVVHVDGGFSIAAMNELELK is encoded by the coding sequence ATGGGTTTTCTTTCCGGTAAGCGCATTTTGATCACTGGCGTCGCCAGCAAACTGTCCATCGCCTACGGTATTGCGCAGGCAATGCACCGCGAAGGCGCGGAACTGGCATTCACCTATCAGAATGAAAAACTGAAAGGTCGCGTTGAAGAGTTTGCTGCCGCGCTGGGTTCTGACATTGTGCTGCCGTGCGACGTTGCTGAAGATGAGAGCATCACCGCGCTGTTCACCGAGCTGGAAAAAGTCTGGCCAAAATTCGATGGTTTCGTCCACTCTATCGGTTATGCCCCGGCTGACCAGTTAGACGGCGACTACGTCAACGCGGTCACCCGCGAAGGTTTCAAAATCGCGCACGACATCAGCGCCTACAGCTTCGTGGCGATGGCTAAAGCCTGCCGCACGATGCTGAACCCGGATTCTGCTCTGCTGACGCTCTCCTACCTGGGCGCCGAGCGCGCGATCCCGAACTACAACGTGATGGGTCTGGCGAAAGCCTCTCTGGAAGCGAACGTGCGCTATATGGCGAACGCGATGGGTCCGGAAGGCGTTCGCGTCAACGCTATCTCCGCCGGTCCGATCCGTACCCTGGCCGCGTCCGGTATCAAAGATTTCCGTAAAATGCTGGCGCACTGCGAAGCGGTCACCCCGATCCGTCGCACCGTCACCATTGAAGACGTGGGTAACAGCGCAGCCTTCCTGTGCTCCAACCTGTCTGCGGGTATCTCCGGTGAAGTCGTTCACGTTGATGGCGGGTTCAGTATCGCCGCTATGAACGAGCTGGAACTGAAATAA
- a CDS encoding CMD domain-containing protein gives MEPRRVNGKNHWYHETQSTICPVDVLPLVPEAAHVEDRFLLDLTLPDAWLHAHTGWLRPARQLAERLFPDQVAVSRLQTFTAYDRLSTALTVAQVYGVQRLCNHYAARLAPLPGPDSSRESNRRLAQITQYARQLAGSPSVINALSRSQLDEVGLTSRDIILINQIIGFVGFQARAIAVLQAAQGFPVRWIPGMPQQEEAPPGLFAIPPGEWQTDIEDPDLQYADDERQRRIASWQSLPGLGPLAPLLACDPQLMAPLETLLRQLSGNDTFGPQVALLTARTNGSATCFDAWLPHWHGEEAFASHLREGDQALHHWLGQHPQSRALVTAVQLLTRSPDRFSAAQLTPLGEYGLSAEQAIDLLTWSGLCGWMNRLKIALGNVRQQT, from the coding sequence ATGGAGCCACGCCGCGTGAATGGCAAAAACCACTGGTATCACGAAACCCAGTCAACAATCTGCCCGGTGGATGTCCTGCCGCTCGTCCCTGAAGCCGCCCATGTTGAAGACCGCTTTTTGCTGGACCTGACGCTGCCGGACGCCTGGCTACACGCCCACACAGGCTGGCTACGCCCCGCGCGCCAGCTCGCCGAGCGGCTGTTTCCCGACCAGGTGGCGGTAAGCCGCCTGCAAACCTTTACCGCCTACGATCGCCTGAGCACTGCGCTCACCGTCGCCCAGGTCTACGGCGTCCAGCGGCTGTGTAACCACTATGCCGCCCGCCTGGCGCCCCTGCCGGGGCCCGACTCTTCGCGCGAGAGCAACCGTCGTCTGGCGCAGATCACCCAATACGCTCGTCAGCTCGCCGGTTCCCCCTCCGTCATTAACGCCCTTTCCCGCAGCCAGCTGGACGAAGTGGGCCTGACCAGCCGGGATATTATCCTGATCAACCAGATTATCGGTTTCGTCGGCTTCCAGGCGCGGGCGATTGCCGTGCTGCAGGCGGCGCAGGGCTTCCCGGTGCGCTGGATCCCCGGCATGCCGCAGCAAGAGGAGGCGCCCCCCGGCCTGTTCGCCATCCCGCCGGGAGAGTGGCAAACCGACATTGAAGATCCCGATCTGCAGTATGCCGATGACGAGCGCCAGCGGCGCATCGCCAGCTGGCAGTCGCTGCCCGGCCTGGGCCCGCTGGCTCCGCTGCTGGCCTGCGACCCGCAGTTGATGGCGCCGCTGGAGACGCTGTTACGCCAGCTCAGCGGCAACGATACCTTTGGCCCGCAGGTCGCCTTACTCACCGCGCGCACCAATGGCAGCGCCACCTGTTTTGACGCCTGGCTCCCCCACTGGCATGGTGAAGAAGCGTTCGCCAGCCATTTACGGGAGGGCGATCAGGCTCTCCATCACTGGCTTGGGCAGCATCCTCAGTCGCGCGCGCTCGTTACCGCGGTACAGTTGTTAACCCGCTCCCCGGACCGGTTTAGCGCCGCCCAGTTAACACCCCTCGGCGAATATGGACTCTCAGCGGAACAAGCGATCGATCTGTTAACCTGGAGCGGGCTGTGCGGCTGGATGAATCGTCTGAAAATCGCCCTCGGCAATGTGCGTCAGCAGACGTAA
- a CDS encoding exoribonuclease II: MFQDNPLLAQLKQQLHSQTPRAEGVVKGTEKGFGFLEVDAQKSYFIPPPQMKKVMHGDRIVAVIHSEKERESAEPESLVEPFLTRFVGKIQKKDDRLAIVPDHPLLKDAIPCRAARGVEHDFKQGDWAVAEMRRHPLKGDRGFYAELTQFITFSDDHFVPWWVTLARHNLEKEAPDGVATEMLDEGLTRRDLTALDFVTIDSASTEDMDDALYVESGADGKLLLTVAIADPTAWIAEGSKLDNAAKVRAFTNYLPGFNIPMLPRELSDDLCSLRADEVRPVLACRMTLAADGTIEDNIEFFAATIESKAKLAYDDVSDWLEGRGSWQPGSEAIAQQITLLKDVCQRRSEWRQTHALVFKDRPDYRFVLGEKGEVLDIVAEPRRIANRIVEESMIAANICAARILRDKLGFGVYNVHTGFDPANTEQLAALLKTHDVHVDPTEVLTLEGFCKLRRELDAQPTGFLDSRIRRFQSFAEISTEPGPHFGLGLEAYATWTSPIRKYGDMINHRLLKAIIKGETIARPQDEATVQMAERRRLNRMAERDVADWLYARFLNDKAGTDTRFAAEIIDISRGGMRVRLVDNGAVAFIPAPFLHAVRDELVCSQENGTVQIKGEVVYKVTDVIDVTIAEVRMETRSIIARPAA; this comes from the coding sequence ATGTTTCAGGATAACCCGCTGCTAGCGCAGCTTAAACAGCAACTGCATTCCCAAACGCCGCGCGCGGAAGGGGTCGTTAAGGGCACGGAAAAGGGCTTTGGCTTCCTCGAAGTGGACGCTCAGAAGAGCTACTTCATTCCGCCGCCGCAGATGAAAAAAGTGATGCATGGCGACCGTATCGTTGCGGTGATCCATTCTGAAAAAGAACGCGAAAGCGCCGAGCCGGAATCGCTGGTTGAGCCTTTCCTGACCCGTTTCGTCGGTAAAATCCAGAAAAAAGACGATCGCCTCGCTATCGTTCCTGACCATCCGCTGCTGAAAGACGCCATTCCCTGCCGCGCCGCCCGTGGCGTTGAGCATGATTTCAAACAGGGTGACTGGGCCGTCGCTGAAATGCGCCGTCATCCGTTAAAAGGCGACCGCGGATTTTACGCGGAGCTGACCCAGTTCATCACCTTCAGCGACGACCACTTCGTCCCGTGGTGGGTGACGCTGGCGCGCCATAATCTGGAAAAAGAGGCACCGGACGGCGTCGCCACCGAGATGCTTGACGAAGGGCTGACACGCCGCGATTTGACCGCCCTCGACTTCGTCACCATTGACAGCGCCAGCACCGAAGATATGGACGATGCGCTGTATGTCGAATCTGGCGCCGACGGCAAACTGTTGCTGACGGTGGCGATCGCTGACCCGACCGCATGGATTGCCGAAGGCAGCAAGCTGGACAACGCCGCAAAAGTACGCGCCTTTACCAACTATCTGCCGGGCTTCAACATCCCGATGCTGCCGCGCGAACTGTCAGACGACCTGTGTTCCCTGCGTGCCGATGAAGTGCGCCCGGTGCTGGCCTGCCGGATGACCCTGGCGGCCGATGGCACCATTGAAGACAACATCGAGTTCTTTGCCGCCACCATCGAATCGAAAGCCAAGCTGGCCTATGACGACGTCTCTGACTGGCTGGAAGGCCGCGGCAGCTGGCAGCCGGGCAGCGAGGCGATCGCGCAGCAAATTACGCTGCTGAAGGACGTGTGTCAGCGTCGCAGCGAATGGCGTCAGACCCACGCGCTGGTGTTTAAAGACCGCCCGGATTACCGTTTCGTCCTCGGCGAAAAAGGCGAAGTGCTGGACATCGTCGCGGAACCGCGTCGTATTGCCAACCGTATTGTCGAAGAGTCGATGATCGCCGCCAACATCTGTGCCGCCCGCATTCTGCGCGACAAGCTCGGCTTCGGCGTTTATAACGTCCACACCGGCTTCGACCCGGCGAATACCGAACAGCTGGCTGCCCTGCTGAAGACCCACGACGTACACGTTGATCCGACGGAAGTGCTCACCCTGGAAGGTTTCTGCAAGCTGCGCCGCGAACTGGACGCCCAGCCGACCGGTTTCCTCGACAGCCGCATACGTCGTTTCCAGTCGTTTGCTGAAATCAGCACCGAGCCGGGCCCGCACTTTGGTCTCGGTCTTGAGGCCTACGCCACCTGGACCTCGCCGATCCGTAAGTATGGCGACATGATCAACCACCGTCTGCTTAAGGCCATCATCAAAGGCGAAACCATTGCGCGCCCGCAGGATGAAGCCACCGTGCAGATGGCGGAGCGCCGTCGTCTCAACCGCATGGCCGAACGCGATGTCGCCGACTGGCTGTATGCCCGTTTCCTCAACGATAAAGCCGGCACCGATACCCGCTTTGCGGCGGAGATCATCGACATCAGCCGCGGCGGGATGCGCGTGCGTCTGGTGGACAATGGCGCGGTCGCCTTTATTCCGGCCCCGTTCCTTCACGCCGTGCGCGACGAACTGGTCTGCAGCCAGGAAAACGGCACCGTGCAGATCAAGGGAGAAGTGGTCTACAAAGTGACCGATGTTATCGATGTCACTATCGCTGAAGTCCGCATGGAAACTCGTAGCATCATTGCTCGTCCGGCTGCCTGA
- a CDS encoding DNA-binding transcriptional regulator YciT has product MNARQQSILQVVIDKGRMSVADLAKMTGVSEVTIRQDLNLLEKQSYLRRTHGYAVPLDSEDVETRMMTHFAIKRELASRAAALVNAGETVFIENGSSNALLARTLAERGDITIITVSSYIAHLLKETPGEVILLGGIYQKRSESMVGPLTRQFIQQVHFSKAFIGIDGWQAETGFTGRDMMRADVVNAVLEKHCEAIILSDSSKFSAVHPYPLGPAGRFNRVITDDRLPNDCREQLLRSGLTVDIVPYV; this is encoded by the coding sequence ATGAACGCCCGACAACAAAGTATTTTGCAAGTGGTCATCGATAAAGGCCGCATGAGCGTCGCCGATCTGGCGAAGATGACCGGAGTTTCAGAGGTCACCATCCGTCAGGATCTGAACCTGTTGGAGAAGCAGAGCTATCTGCGCCGTACCCATGGCTACGCCGTCCCACTGGACAGTGAAGATGTCGAAACCCGCATGATGACCCATTTCGCCATTAAGCGTGAACTGGCCAGCCGCGCCGCGGCGCTGGTGAATGCCGGCGAAACGGTATTTATCGAAAACGGCAGCAGCAACGCCCTGCTGGCGCGCACCCTGGCCGAACGCGGCGATATCACCATCATCACCGTCAGCAGCTATATCGCCCATCTGCTGAAAGAGACGCCGGGAGAGGTGATCCTGCTGGGCGGGATTTACCAGAAACGCAGTGAAAGTATGGTTGGCCCACTGACCCGCCAGTTCATCCAGCAGGTGCATTTCAGTAAAGCCTTTATCGGGATCGATGGCTGGCAGGCGGAAACCGGCTTTACCGGTCGCGATATGATGCGTGCGGACGTGGTTAACGCCGTTCTGGAGAAGCACTGCGAAGCGATTATCCTCAGCGATAGCTCAAAATTCAGCGCGGTGCACCCCTATCCGCTTGGGCCAGCCGGCCGCTTCAATCGTGTTATCACCGACGATCGTCTGCCGAACGACTGCCGTGAGCAGTTGCTGCGCAGCGGCCTGACTGTGGATATTGTACCCTACGTCTGA
- the osmB gene encoding osmotically-inducible lipoprotein OsmB, whose protein sequence is MTSTSKKMAAVVLAVTVAMSLSACSNMSKRDRNTAIGAGAGAIGGAVLTDGSALGTLGGAAVGGIIGHQVGK, encoded by the coding sequence ATGACTTCAACGAGCAAAAAAATGGCTGCTGTTGTTCTGGCTGTCACTGTAGCAATGTCTCTGAGCGCTTGCTCTAACATGTCTAAACGCGATCGTAACACTGCTATCGGCGCAGGTGCCGGCGCCATCGGCGGTGCGGTGTTAACTGACGGTAGCGCACTCGGTACCCTGGGTGGCGCAGCAGTCGGTGGTATTATTGGTCACCAGGTCGGCAAATAA
- the yciH gene encoding stress response translation initiation inhibitor YciH — protein sequence MSDSNSRLVYSTETGRIDEAKPAPVRPKGDGIVRIQRQTSGRKGKGVCLISGIDADDAALTALAAELKKKCGCGGAVKDGVIEIQGDKRDLLKSLIEAKGMKVKLAGG from the coding sequence ATGAGCGATTCCAACAGCCGTCTGGTCTACTCCACCGAAACCGGGCGTATCGACGAGGCGAAACCGGCGCCGGTGCGCCCGAAAGGCGACGGTATTGTGCGGATCCAGCGCCAGACCAGCGGCCGCAAGGGCAAAGGCGTCTGTCTGATTAGCGGAATTGATGCCGACGATGCGGCGCTCACTGCGCTGGCGGCAGAGCTGAAGAAGAAATGCGGCTGCGGCGGCGCGGTGAAAGATGGCGTGATCGAGATCCAGGGCGACAAACGGGATTTACTGAAGTCGCTGATCGAGGCGAAAGGGATGAAGGTGAAGTTAGCCGGCGGCTAA
- the pyrF gene encoding orotidine-5'-phosphate decarboxylase, translating to MTSTAIPSSRAVTSSPVVVALDYDNRDKALAFVDRIDPRDCRLKVGKEMFTLLGPQFVRDLHQRGFEVFLDLKFHDIPNTTARAVAAAAELGVWMVNVHASGGARMMTAAREALLPFGQDAPLLIAVTVLTSMESSDLQDLGITLSPADYAAKLAALTQRCGLDGVVCSAQEAVRFKQELGQAFKLVTPGIRPQGSDAGDQRRIMTPEQAQAAGVDYMVIGRPVTQSTDPAATLRAINDSLRKGA from the coding sequence ATGACGTCAACAGCTATCCCATCTTCCCGCGCTGTCACTTCCTCTCCCGTTGTGGTTGCGCTCGACTATGATAATCGCGATAAAGCGCTGGCATTTGTCGACCGCATCGACCCGCGCGACTGCCGCCTGAAGGTGGGCAAAGAGATGTTCACCCTGCTGGGACCGCAGTTTGTCCGCGATCTGCATCAGCGTGGGTTTGAGGTGTTCCTGGACCTTAAGTTTCACGATATTCCCAACACTACCGCCCGCGCGGTGGCGGCCGCTGCCGAGCTTGGCGTATGGATGGTGAATGTCCATGCCTCCGGCGGCGCGCGGATGATGACCGCGGCACGCGAAGCGCTGCTGCCCTTTGGTCAAGACGCGCCGCTGCTCATCGCCGTCACCGTCCTCACCAGCATGGAGTCCAGCGACCTGCAGGATCTGGGCATTACCTTATCCCCGGCTGACTACGCGGCGAAGCTGGCGGCGCTGACCCAACGCTGCGGCCTCGACGGGGTGGTGTGTTCAGCTCAGGAGGCGGTACGCTTTAAGCAAGAGCTGGGGCAGGCGTTCAAGCTGGTCACCCCGGGTATCCGTCCGCAGGGCAGCGACGCTGGCGATCAGCGGCGGATCATGACTCCCGAGCAGGCTCAGGCGGCAGGGGTGGACTATATGGTTATTGGCCGCCCGGTTACCCAGTCGACCGATCCAGCCGCGACGCTGCGGGCGATCAACGATTCTCTGCGCAAGGGGGCATAA
- the lapB gene encoding lipopolysaccharide assembly protein LapB, translated as MLELLFLLLPVAAAYGWYMGRRSAQQSKQDDASRLSRDYVAGVNFLLSNQQDKAVDLFLDMLKEDTGTVEAHLTLGNLFRSRGEVDRAIRIHQSLMESASLTYDQRLLAVQQLGRDYMAAGLYDRAEDMFKQLVDETDFRLGALQQLLQIYQATSDWQSAIEVAERLVKLGKEKHRGEIANFWCELALQQMAANDLDKAMALLKKGAAADRNSARVSIMMGRVWMEKGDYAKAVESLERVIDQDKELVGETLEMLQTCYQQLGKADEWEVFLRRCVEENAGATAELMLAQILEQREGVEAAQNYVTRQLERHPTMRVFHKLMDYHLNEAEEGRAKESLGVLRNMVGEQVRSKPRYRCQKCGFTAHTLYWHCPSCRSWATIKPIRGLDGQ; from the coding sequence ATGCTGGAGTTGTTGTTTCTGCTTTTACCCGTTGCCGCCGCCTACGGCTGGTACATGGGGCGCAGAAGTGCACAACAGTCCAAACAGGACGACGCGAGCCGCCTGTCACGGGATTACGTGGCGGGGGTAAACTTTCTGCTTAGCAACCAGCAGGATAAAGCCGTCGATCTGTTCCTTGATATGCTGAAAGAGGATACCGGCACGGTTGAGGCCCACCTGACCCTCGGCAACCTGTTCCGCTCGCGCGGCGAGGTCGACCGCGCGATCCGTATTCACCAGAGTCTGATGGAAAGCGCGTCGCTCACCTACGACCAGCGCCTGCTGGCGGTGCAACAGCTGGGGCGCGACTATATGGCCGCCGGGCTGTATGACCGCGCGGAAGATATGTTCAAACAGCTGGTGGATGAGACCGATTTTCGCCTCGGCGCGCTGCAGCAGCTGCTGCAGATCTACCAGGCGACCAGCGACTGGCAGTCGGCTATCGAGGTGGCTGAACGACTGGTGAAGCTGGGGAAAGAGAAGCATCGTGGCGAAATCGCCAACTTTTGGTGCGAACTGGCCCTGCAGCAGATGGCGGCCAACGATCTGGATAAGGCGATGGCGCTGTTGAAGAAAGGCGCTGCCGCGGACCGCAACAGCGCCCGGGTTTCGATCATGATGGGCCGGGTGTGGATGGAGAAGGGCGACTACGCCAAAGCGGTGGAGAGCCTCGAGCGAGTTATCGATCAGGATAAAGAGCTGGTGGGTGAGACGCTGGAGATGCTGCAGACCTGCTACCAGCAGCTCGGCAAAGCCGATGAATGGGAAGTTTTCCTGCGCCGCTGTGTGGAGGAGAACGCCGGGGCGACCGCCGAACTGATGCTGGCGCAGATCCTTGAGCAGCGGGAAGGGGTCGAAGCGGCGCAAAACTACGTGACCCGGCAGCTTGAGCGCCACCCGACCATGCGCGTTTTCCATAAGCTGATGGACTACCATCTCAACGAAGCGGAAGAAGGGCGGGCGAAAGAAAGCCTTGGGGTGCTGCGAAACATGGTCGGCGAACAGGTGCGCAGCAAACCGCGCTACCGTTGTCAGAAATGCGGCTTTACCGCTCATACTCTCTACTGGCATTGTCCTTCCTGCCGCTCCTGGGCGACCATCAAACCTATTCGCGGCCTCGACGGCCAGTAA
- a CDS encoding LapA family protein — translation MKYLLIFLLVLAIFVISVTLGAQNDQQVTFNYLLAQGEFRISTLLAVLFAAGFAIGWLICGLFWLRVRVSLARAERKIKRLEHQIAPVSPAAVEAGVPAVKE, via the coding sequence GTGAAATATTTACTCATTTTCTTACTGGTGTTAGCAATCTTCGTCATTTCAGTGACGCTGGGGGCGCAGAATGACCAACAGGTCACTTTCAACTATTTGCTCGCTCAGGGTGAATTCCGCATTTCGACGCTGCTGGCGGTGCTGTTCGCTGCGGGCTTTGCCATCGGCTGGCTGATCTGCGGCCTGTTCTGGCTGCGGGTGCGCGTCTCGCTGGCGCGCGCGGAGCGGAAAATTAAGCGCCTTGAGCACCAGATTGCTCCTGTCAGCCCGGCGGCTGTCGAGGCAGGCGTGCCTGCGGTGAAGGAATAA
- the pgpB gene encoding phosphatidylglycerophosphatase B: MLLIARRTALAAALLLVMPLTVWLSGWLWQPGLPVVWLKSLWWVTETVTQPWGIITHVVLCAWFLWCLRFRLRAALILFLILAAAILVGQGTKSWVKARVQEPRPFVIWLENARQVPVTQFYALKRKERAKLVHEQLAQAQDIPPFLRKHWQKETGFAFPSGHTMFAASWALLAAGLLWPRRRWGTIAVLLAWATAVMGSRLALGMHWPLDLIVATLISWLLVTVACWLTQRLCGPLSPPGEEAQDIKKRMPEAE; the protein is encoded by the coding sequence ATGCTGTTGATTGCCCGACGAACCGCTCTCGCGGCGGCGCTGCTGCTGGTCATGCCCCTCACGGTCTGGCTGTCTGGTTGGCTGTGGCAGCCAGGACTGCCGGTGGTATGGCTGAAAAGCCTCTGGTGGGTGACGGAAACGGTGACCCAGCCGTGGGGAATTATCACCCATGTTGTGCTGTGCGCCTGGTTTCTCTGGTGCCTGCGCTTTCGCCTGCGCGCGGCGCTGATCCTGTTCCTCATTCTTGCCGCCGCCATCCTGGTGGGACAGGGGACCAAATCCTGGGTCAAGGCGCGGGTTCAGGAGCCGAGACCGTTTGTCATCTGGCTGGAAAACGCCAGGCAGGTGCCGGTGACGCAATTCTACGCGTTAAAGCGCAAAGAACGCGCTAAACTGGTGCATGAGCAGCTGGCGCAGGCGCAGGACATCCCGCCGTTTTTACGCAAACACTGGCAGAAAGAGACCGGGTTTGCATTCCCGTCAGGCCATACGATGTTCGCCGCCAGCTGGGCGCTGCTCGCTGCCGGGCTGCTGTGGCCGCGTCGGCGCTGGGGCACGATCGCGGTGCTGCTGGCGTGGGCGACGGCGGTGATGGGGAGTCGCCTGGCGCTCGGTATGCACTGGCCGCTGGATCTCATCGTCGCTACGCTGATCTCCTGGCTGCTGGTCACGGTGGCCTGCTGGCTGACGCAGCGTCTTTGCGGGCCGCTCTCGCCGCCGGGGGAAGAGGCGCAGGATATTAAAAAACGGATGCCTGAAGCGGAATAA